The following DNA comes from Pyxidicoccus trucidator.
GAGCCGGGCACTCCCGCTGACTCCGACGAGGAAGGGGGCGAGCGATGATGCCCCGCATCCTCCAGCCGGAGCCCGGCGCCGTGCCCATCCTCGTCTGGGCCCGCGCGCTGCCCCCGGGCGCGGAGAAGCAGCTCCGCCTCCTTGCCGCCCAGCCCTACGTCGTCGAGCACGTGGCCGCCATGCCGGACGTCCACATGTCCTCGGGCGTCGCGGTGGGCACCGTCTTCGCCACCGCGCACCACGTCGTGCCCGGCGCGCTGGGCGGTGACCTGGGCTGCGGCGTGAGCTCGTACCGCTTCCCCCAGCCCGCCGCGCTCCCGGGGCGCGACGTGCTGGAGCCGCTCCTCGCGCGGCTGGCCCGCGAGGTGCCGGTGGGCGACTCCGTCCATCGGGGCGGGGGCGTGCCCCTCCCGCCCGGGCTGGAGTCCCCGCCGCTGTCCACCCAGAAGCTGCGCCACGCCTGGGAGCGGCTCGCGCCGCGACACCTGGGCACCCTTGGCGGGGGCAACCACTTCCTGGAGCTGGACCGCGACGCGGAGGGAGACGTCTGGCTGCTCCTGCACACCGGCTCGCGCGGGGTGGGGGCCGCCATCGCCGACCACCACCTGCGCGTGGCCCGGGCGCTCGGTGAGGGCAGCCTGCCCGCGCTGAGCACGCACACCCCCGAGGGCCTCGCCTGCCTCGCGGACCTCGACCTGGCCTGCCGCTTCGCCCGTGCCAACCGGGACGCCATCGCCGCGCGCGCGTTGCCCCGGGTGGCCGAGGTGCTCGGCGTGTCCCCGGACCCGGCGTCCACCCTGGACGTGCACCACAACCACGTCGCCACGGAGGTGCACGGAGGCCGCACGCTCCACGTCCACCGCAAGGGCGCGGTGGGGCTGGAGGCCGGGCAGCGGGGGCTCATCCCCGGCTCCATGGGCACGGCCTCCTACGTGGTGGAGGGCCGGGGCGAGCCCCGGGCCTTCCGCTCCTGCTCCCACGGAGCGGGCCGCGTCCTCACCCGGACCGAGGCCCGCGTCCGCATCCGCCCGGCCGCCCTGGAGCACGCGCTGCGCCGCGTGGTGTACGACCGGGGCCGCGCCGCGTCCCTCGTCGAGGAGGCCCCGGCTGCCTACCGTGACATCACCGAGGTGCTGGAGGACGAGGCCGACCTCGTCACCCCGCTCCTGCGCCTCACGCCCCTGGCCGTCCTCAAGGGCTGAGTGAGGGGGGGGCCGGCCCCCCCGCGCCCCTCCACCGGCGAGGCGGCGCGGGGCCCTTTCCCCCGCTGGGGAGGGGCCCGGCTTCACTCCAGGTCCAGGCCGACAGTGACGCGGGGCCTGGGTTCGGGGGGAGGGGGGAGAGCCACTCCGGAAAAGGCGCCTCCGGGCGGGTCGGATGGCGGACAAGGCCCGGGAGCCATGTCAGGGTGGGTTCCCGCGCCCGTCGGGATGCCGTAGAATCGGGCACCAGAAGTACACGTGCGAACCTGCTGGGGCGTCGTCTAATGGCAGGACATCAGACTTTGACTCTGATTATCAAGGTTCGAATCCTTGCGCCCCAGCCACTCCGCTCCGGGGGGACGCGGTAGCAAGCGCGTCCGTCCGCGTGCATGAAGGACGGTGGCCCGATGCCGCAGAAGACGCTCCTGCTGGTCTCCGTGGGTAGCCCATCGGCCTCCCTCTTGAGGGACTTGCAGGACCCGCTGGCGGCGCACATGAGCGTCCAGACGGTGGTGGCCCGAACGGCCCTGCCTTCTCCGGTCTACGCCTTCAACAAGGACCGGGGGCAGTACCACTGCAACGCCATCATGCGGCGGCTCACGCCGATGCTCGAGCCCGGCCAGCATGTCGTCATGGGCATCACCGACGTGGACCTCTTCGTTCCCGACTCGCCCTTCGTCTTCGGCGAGGCGGACCGCGAGTCCAAGACGGCGGTGATGAGCATCTTCCGGCTGCGCCAGGGTGCGGACGGAGACCACCTGCGGCGCCGCATCCAGTCGGAGGTGGTGCACCAGGCGGGGCACCTGCTCGGGCTGTCCTACTGCGAGGACCCGCGGTGCGTCATGTTCTTCGCCCAGACACCCCAGGACTGCGACCGCAAGCAACTGTCGCTCTGCAACATGTGCCGCAACGAGCTGCAGAAGCTCAACCGTTGACACCTCGCGGGGCTTTGAATCTCCCGTGACGCGTTGACGTCCGACCCGGCGCGCCCTGTAGTACAGGGCACTCGAAGCGGCCGGAAAGCGGAGTGAGAGCGATGACGGGCATGCGGCGGTTCATGGGTGGAGTGCTGGCGGTGGGCCTGCTGGGCGCATGTGAGCCCACGGACGACGGCGGTGGCGGCACCACCGGTGACGTCCTCTTCACCGAGGGCTTCGCCTTCGTGCGCGAGGACGACCGCAACGTCTTCGTGGTGGACGACGACGGCGACCCCAACAGTCCGCAGCGGCTGACCACCCGGGGCGGCGCGTACTGGCCCGCCGTGTCGCGCGATGGGCGCAGCATCGTGTTCGTCCAGCGCACCGGCTCCGCCACCTCGCTGCAGACGGTGCCCACCTCGGGCGGTACCACGGCCACGCTGTTCAGCTCCGGCGACGCGGCGTGCACGCGCGGCTGCACCAACTTCCGCACGCCCACCTTCAGCCCCGACGGCCGCAGCGTCGTCTTCGTCTTCTCGCCGACGGGCAGCTCCGTCACCTCGCTGGGCCGGGTGAACACGGACGGCAGCGGCTTCCAGGAGCTCACGCCCAATAACACCATCTCCTACGGCGCGCCGACCTTCGTGCCCAACGGGAGCGCGGTGATTGCGCCCGCGGGCAGCAGCCTGCGCCAGCTCAATCAAATCGCGCGCGTGCCGCTCGACGGGTCGACCCCCTTCTCCAGCTCGCTGGGCAACGAGGCGCTGGCGGTGGAGAACCGGGTGGCGGTGTCACCGAATGGCTCGCAGGTGGCGTTCGATGCGCGCCTGTCCTCCGGCAGCATCCGCATCTTCGTGGCCTCGCTGAGCGCCACGGGGGTGGGCAACGGACAGCGGGTGACCGACCTCACCGCCGCCAGCGTGCAGGAGACCTGGCCCAGCTGGACGCGCTCCAACCAGGTCGGCTTCCTCTTCTCCGACGCGAGCGGTAGCGACCCCGGCATCTACCGCGCGGGCGTCGGCTCCGGCACGACGAGCTCGGTGTCGCTCTCGGTGCCCAGCGCGGCGGAGCCCTCCTACGGTCCGCTGTAGTGCCGCGAATCGGGCTCCTCCGACGGGCCCTGCTTTCGGGGCTCCTGCTCCTGGGCGCCGCGTGCGCGTCCGGGCCCGGGGTTCCGGTGGCGGGCACCTCTGAAGCCACGGGGCTCGCGGAGCCGCCAGCCGGACTCCGCCTGCACACCGGCGCACCGGAGGGCGGGCTGCCGTACCGGTTGCTCGTGTCCGAGGAGGCCACCACCGCGCGGCCCCATCGGCTGGTGGTGTGGCTGCATCCCTCGGGCGGAGACGGGCTCGCGCTGGTGGAGCCGCTCGCGGGGGAGCTTGCCCGGAGGGGCTTCGCGCTGCTGACGCTGTCGCGGAAGGACTTCTCCGGCTGGCGGGGCGCGGACGCCAACCGGGTGATGCAGAAGGCGGTACCGGACGCGGCGGCGCGAGTCCCCGGCGTGGACGCCCGACGGCCGGTGCTGCTGGGCTTCAGCGCGGGCGCGCAGATGGCGCTGGAGCTGTGGTCCGCCCGTCCCCAGGCCTTCGGTGGGCTGGTGCTGCTGGCCGGCGCGCCACGCTTCTCGCGCGGGGGCGAGTCCACGCCTCCGGCCGGCTCCGCGTACACGCGCGTGCCGTTGCTGGCCCTGGTGGGAGAGGGGGACGGGGACGGCCCCGCCCTGTGGCGCCGTGCGTCGGAGACCTGGCGCGCGGCAGGCGTGCCGCTCCAGGCGCGCGTTGTGTCCGGCCTGGGACACGAGTGGCTCCTGAAGGACCCGGTCGAGCGGGACGTCGTGCTTGGCTGGTTGGCCGCGCTGCCTCCGGTGGAGTGAGTCGCTCCCGGGCGTGGCTCCTGGCGGAGCGGGAGGGGGGTGCTCGCCCGCCGGGCCGCGCTGCCTCCGGTGGAGTGAGTCACGCCCGGAGCGGCTGGCGTCCGGAGCCGCGAGGCGCGATGCTGCCCCTTGCCTGGAGGTGGGTGGATGTCCCTGTTCGATGCAGTGCTCGCGGGTGACCGCGAGGCCGTGAAGTCCCAGCTGGCCGCCAGGGCGGACCCCAACCCGTTCGACGCCGAGGGGCGCACGCCGCTGATGGCCGCCGCTCGCGCGGGCCGGGCGGACATCGTGCGCCTGCTGCTGGAGGCCGGGGCCGACCCCGAGCTGACCGACAGCCTGGGCGAGACGGCGCTCATCATGGGCGCCGCCCATGGGCACGCCGAGGTCTGCAAGCTGCTGCTGCCCCACGCGAAGGACGACGAGAAGGACCTCGCGCGCACGCTGCTGTCCGGCATCGGCATCACCGACCTGCGCACCGAGCCCTCCGTCCCGCCGCCTGACAGCCTCCACCGCAAGCTCGCCTCCGCGGGCGCGTACGTGGCCGGCAAGCTGGGCGATGACGGGCCGACGAAGCGGCTGGAGCGCGCCCTCCGCTCGGAGAAGCCCCGCAAGCCCTGAGCCCGGCGTCCACTGCCGGACATTCCTGCACCGCGGGGCCTCCCCTGTGACGGCAGTAACAGGGTTTCTTCACATTTCCACGAACAGCCGGGGGCTCGCACAGGGCCGCCGGGGGTGTGCGTGGCGAGGTGTGCCAGGGAGAGGCGCCGGGGCCGGCCGGCCTCATGCTCGTCGCGGAGCCGTGACATGGGGACGCCAGACACCCGCCTCATCTACAGCGGCACCGTGCAGGGACTCTTCCACCTGTCCCTGAACGGGAAGCTGTCCCCGGCCGCGCGCAACGAGCTGCGCGACGCGGGGCTGGACCTGGACCAGGACCTGCTGCCGGCCTACGCCATCACCACGTGGCTGAAGTGCCTGGACATCGTCCTGCGGGACGTGTGGCCGGACAAGGAGCGCGACGAGGCGTGGCGGCTCCTGGGGCATGCCCTCATCGAGGGGCTGACCTCGACGATGCTGGGCCGGGTCATGGTGGCGGCGGCGCGCGCAATGGGGCCCCGTCAGTCACTGTCGCAGTTCAACCGCGCGTTCCGGGGCTCGGACAACTACGTGGAGCTGCGGCTGACGGAGCGGTCCCCCGGGGTGTGCGAGCTGTGGATCAACGACATCCTCGACCGGACGCACTACTACGTGGGCATCCTGGAGGCGTCCATGAAGATGATGGGAGCGCCCGGGGCCCGGGTGATGGTGCTCCGGAGGGAGCCTCCCTCCTGCGTCTTCCTCATCGAGTGGAAGGTGTGAGGCGGTGACGGACCTCGCGGGCCCGTCACCGGCTCACGGCTGTTGCTTCACTCCGGCTTGGCGCTCACCGTCACGCCGGGCGTCACGCTGCCCGCGCCCTTGCGCGTCTCGACCAGCGAGTCGGCCACGAGCTCGGTGATGTCCTTGATCTTGATGTTCTCGCCGCGCTCGGTGTCGTTGACCGCGTCGTTGAGCATCGTCGAGCAGAAGGGGCACGCCACGGCCACCACGCCGGTGCCGCCCTTCTCCTTGTAGTCGCCCACCATGCCCGGCTTCTTCTTGTCCGCGGCATCGGGGTACGGCGTGGACGGGTCCTCGGCGTGCTTCAGCGTCAGCGCCGCCTCGTTCAGGCGGTTGTGGTTGATGCGCGTGCCGATGTGCTCCTCCATCCACATGCGCCCGCCGCCGGCGCCGCAGCAGAAGCCCTCGCGCTTGCTGCGCTGCATCTCCACCACCTCGAGCCCGGGGATGGCGTTGAGCACCTCGCGGGGCGCGTCGTACACGCCGTTGTGGCGGCCCAGGTAGCAGGGGTCGTGGTAGGTGAGCTTCGTGTTCATCACCGCGGAGAGGCGGATGCGCTTCTCGTTCAGCAGCTCGTTGATGAGCTGCGTGTGGTTGATGACGCGGTACTCACCGCCGAACTCCGGGTACTCGTTCTTGATGGTGTTGAAGCAGTGCGGGCACTGGGTGATGACCGCCTTCACGCCCATCGAGTTCCACGCCTCGATGTTCGTCTTCGCCATCGTCTGGAACAGGTACTCGTTGCCCATGCGGCGGGCCGAGTCGCCGTTGCACATCTCCTGCTTGGACAGCGTGGCGAACGACACGCCCGCCTCGCGCAGAATCTTCACCAGCGAGCGGCTGACCTTCTTCTGCTTGTCGTCGTAGCTGCCCGCGCAGCCCACGAAGAAGAGGTACTCGTACGGGCCGCCACCGTCACCCCAGGTGGGCAGCGCCAGGTCCTCGGCCCACTCGTCGCGCCGGTCCTGTCCGATGCCCCAGGGGTTGCCCTGGCGCTCGATTCCCTCGAACACGCGCTGGATTTCGGGCGGGAACTCCGCCTTCACCTGCACCTGGTAGCGGCGCATGTCGATGAGGCGCGGGACGTTCTCGATGAACACCGGGCAGGCCTGCTCGCACCAGCCGCAGCTCGTGCACGCCCACACCGTCTCCGCCTTCAGCGCCGAGCCGATGATTTCCGGCAGCGGCTCCTTCGTCTTGTTGGGGCCGTAGCCCTCCTCCGCCCACTGCTCGTTCTCCCAGAGCCAGTGCTTCAGGTCCTGGTTGACGCCCTTGTGCGTGAGCGGCTTGCCGGTGA
Coding sequences within:
- a CDS encoding RtcB family protein, giving the protein MMPRILQPEPGAVPILVWARALPPGAEKQLRLLAAQPYVVEHVAAMPDVHMSSGVAVGTVFATAHHVVPGALGGDLGCGVSSYRFPQPAALPGRDVLEPLLARLAREVPVGDSVHRGGGVPLPPGLESPPLSTQKLRHAWERLAPRHLGTLGGGNHFLELDRDAEGDVWLLLHTGSRGVGAAIADHHLRVARALGEGSLPALSTHTPEGLACLADLDLACRFARANRDAIAARALPRVAEVLGVSPDPASTLDVHHNHVATEVHGGRTLHVHRKGAVGLEAGQRGLIPGSMGTASYVVEGRGEPRAFRSCSHGAGRVLTRTEARVRIRPAALEHALRRVVYDRGRAASLVEEAPAAYRDITEVLEDEADLVTPLLRLTPLAVLKG
- a CDS encoding non-proteolytic archaemetzincin-like protein, coding for MPQKTLLLVSVGSPSASLLRDLQDPLAAHMSVQTVVARTALPSPVYAFNKDRGQYHCNAIMRRLTPMLEPGQHVVMGITDVDLFVPDSPFVFGEADRESKTAVMSIFRLRQGADGDHLRRRIQSEVVHQAGHLLGLSYCEDPRCVMFFAQTPQDCDRKQLSLCNMCRNELQKLNR
- a CDS encoding alpha/beta hydrolase, which produces MAGTSEATGLAEPPAGLRLHTGAPEGGLPYRLLVSEEATTARPHRLVVWLHPSGGDGLALVEPLAGELARRGFALLTLSRKDFSGWRGADANRVMQKAVPDAAARVPGVDARRPVLLGFSAGAQMALELWSARPQAFGGLVLLAGAPRFSRGGESTPPAGSAYTRVPLLALVGEGDGDGPALWRRASETWRAAGVPLQARVVSGLGHEWLLKDPVERDVVLGWLAALPPVE
- a CDS encoding ankyrin repeat domain-containing protein; translated protein: MSLFDAVLAGDREAVKSQLAARADPNPFDAEGRTPLMAAARAGRADIVRLLLEAGADPELTDSLGETALIMGAAHGHAEVCKLLLPHAKDDEKDLARTLLSGIGITDLRTEPSVPPPDSLHRKLASAGAYVAGKLGDDGPTKRLERALRSEKPRKP
- a CDS encoding DUF2378 family protein, whose product is MGTPDTRLIYSGTVQGLFHLSLNGKLSPAARNELRDAGLDLDQDLLPAYAITTWLKCLDIVLRDVWPDKERDEAWRLLGHALIEGLTSTMLGRVMVAAARAMGPRQSLSQFNRAFRGSDNYVELRLTERSPGVCELWINDILDRTHYYVGILEASMKMMGAPGARVMVLRREPPSCVFLIEWKV
- a CDS encoding (Fe-S)-binding protein, encoding MSPIITGLLLAVAVPIFVMTMSGRVGVLLAMKKENRFDNLPLRLKRLALFGLGQKRMVDPEEFTPGLMHVFIYAAFMVLALRTVMLFAMGFSSTALEVLTDLGHPVWADAGPLLGAYKVYLLIKDVVAALALVGCAYFVWTRWKVKPDRMTVSWEAYLILGFISGLMITEFLFGGSHMVAANAAQAQMGATQVPQTAASLVWWEPVTSAVGLAMMPLGDQAAHVVGAAGFWIHLGIILTFLNFLPLGKHFHIITGLPNVFFQRTHSTGKLPTPNLEKEEFGTATVKDLTWKQGLDLYSCTECGRCQTHCPTYITGKPLTHKGVNQDLKHWLWENEQWAEEGYGPNKTKEPLPEIIGSALKAETVWACTSCGWCEQACPVFIENVPRLIDMRRYQVQVKAEFPPEIQRVFEGIERQGNPWGIGQDRRDEWAEDLALPTWGDGGGPYEYLFFVGCAGSYDDKQKKVSRSLVKILREAGVSFATLSKQEMCNGDSARRMGNEYLFQTMAKTNIEAWNSMGVKAVITQCPHCFNTIKNEYPEFGGEYRVINHTQLINELLNEKRIRLSAVMNTKLTYHDPCYLGRHNGVYDAPREVLNAIPGLEVVEMQRSKREGFCCGAGGGRMWMEEHIGTRINHNRLNEAALTLKHAEDPSTPYPDAADKKKPGMVGDYKEKGGTGVVAVACPFCSTMLNDAVNDTERGENIKIKDITELVADSLVETRKGAGSVTPGVTVSAKPE